A stretch of Rhizobium glycinendophyticum DNA encodes these proteins:
- a CDS encoding heme/hemin ABC transporter substrate-binding protein, which translates to MSFFHPSHRPVFAVTAAILLAVQPAFFKPLQAAEASRIVALGGTVTEIIYALGEGDRIAAVDSTSTHPVEADDKPDVGYVRQISPEGVLSQKPDLIVAESGAGPADAIEILKASGISFVSIASPPDTSAIPDKIRAVGAAIGAEEKAEALATEVATKLKALEEKVATQTGPKKKVLFALSLANGRVMAAGADSSADAMIRLAGGENAVSSISGYKPLTDEAVIAAAPDVVLVMSGGAMHLSAEQAFALPALAASPAGRTGSFLTMDGLFLLGLGPRATEAAADLNAKLYPESVKP; encoded by the coding sequence ATGTCCTTTTTTCACCCCTCTCATCGCCCTGTCTTCGCTGTAACGGCCGCCATATTGCTGGCCGTCCAGCCTGCGTTTTTCAAGCCTTTACAAGCGGCGGAAGCCAGCCGCATCGTGGCTTTGGGCGGGACGGTGACGGAGATCATATATGCACTGGGCGAAGGCGACCGGATCGCCGCTGTCGACAGCACCAGCACCCATCCGGTTGAAGCCGATGACAAGCCAGATGTCGGTTATGTCCGCCAAATTTCGCCTGAAGGCGTACTCTCGCAAAAACCTGATCTGATCGTTGCCGAATCGGGCGCGGGGCCCGCCGACGCCATCGAGATCTTGAAGGCCAGTGGCATCTCCTTCGTATCAATCGCCTCTCCGCCCGATACATCGGCAATCCCCGACAAGATCCGAGCGGTGGGTGCGGCGATCGGGGCCGAGGAAAAAGCAGAGGCATTGGCAACCGAGGTTGCCACCAAACTGAAGGCGCTGGAGGAAAAGGTGGCCACCCAAACAGGGCCGAAGAAGAAGGTCCTCTTCGCTCTGTCACTCGCCAACGGTCGCGTTATGGCAGCGGGAGCCGATAGCTCGGCAGACGCGATGATACGCCTCGCCGGCGGCGAAAACGCAGTCTCGTCCATCTCGGGTTATAAGCCGCTCACGGATGAAGCGGTCATCGCGGCTGCTCCCGACGTGGTGCTGGTGATGAGCGGCGGCGCAATGCATCTCAGCGCCGAACAGGCTTTCGCCCTCCCCGCTTTGGCCGCAAGCCCCGCCGGGCGGACGGGCTCCTTCCTCACCATGGATGGCCTCTTCCTGCTTGGGCTCGGCCCCCGCGCAACCGAGGCGGCAGCAGACCTGAACGCCAAGCTCTACCCCGAAAGTGTAAAGCCGTGA
- a CDS encoding FecCD family ABC transporter permease, with the protein MSLPAVLNCRGGMAGDRSSLGHLVIIVLVLLLALSVFFSVVIGPTGVGLPDLMAYLGGEAQALNRQNLIILEAVRLPRTAMGLLIGAALGASGAMMQGLFRNPLADPGIVGVSSGAALAAVLAIVLGPTLLSPLAALFGNLFLPLMAFLGGLGNTFLLYAIATRDGRTSTTALVLSGIAIAALTGAATGLLIFMADDRALRDITFWSLGSLSGANGTKILSILPFVSFVLLIIPFVARGLDALILGDAAAFHMGVPVQRLKRLTILAVAAACGATVAAAGSIGFVGIVVPHLLRLAIGPSHRFLLPASALGGAALLLFADTAARTIAAPAELPIGIITALLGAPVFLMLLLGRNGRRAMESL; encoded by the coding sequence GTGAGCCTGCCGGCCGTCTTGAACTGCAGGGGGGGGATGGCGGGTGACCGGTCCTCGCTCGGCCATCTGGTCATCATCGTGCTCGTGCTACTGCTGGCACTGTCGGTCTTTTTCTCGGTGGTGATCGGCCCGACCGGTGTCGGCCTGCCAGACCTGATGGCCTATCTTGGCGGCGAAGCGCAAGCGCTCAACCGCCAGAACCTGATCATCCTCGAAGCGGTCCGCTTGCCGCGAACCGCAATGGGCCTCCTGATCGGCGCGGCGCTCGGGGCCTCCGGCGCCATGATGCAAGGCCTATTCCGCAATCCGCTGGCCGATCCTGGCATTGTCGGCGTCAGCTCCGGTGCTGCACTCGCCGCCGTGCTTGCCATCGTGCTGGGGCCGACGCTCCTTTCACCGCTCGCCGCTCTCTTCGGCAACCTCTTCCTGCCGCTCATGGCCTTCCTCGGCGGCCTCGGCAATACCTTCCTGCTTTATGCCATTGCTACCCGGGATGGTCGCACATCGACCACGGCGCTTGTCCTGTCAGGCATCGCCATCGCCGCACTCACAGGTGCTGCCACCGGGCTCCTGATCTTCATGGCCGACGACAGGGCCCTGCGCGACATCACTTTCTGGTCCCTCGGCTCGCTGAGCGGGGCCAATGGAACCAAGATCCTTTCGATCCTCCCCTTCGTCTCCTTCGTCCTGCTGATCATTCCCTTTGTCGCGCGCGGCCTCGACGCCCTGATCCTTGGCGACGCCGCAGCGTTCCACATGGGGGTTCCCGTACAGCGTCTGAAGCGGCTGACAATCCTGGCAGTCGCCGCAGCCTGTGGCGCAACCGTTGCAGCGGCGGGCTCAATCGGCTTCGTCGGCATCGTGGTGCCACACCTGCTGCGGCTTGCTATCGGCCCCTCGCACCGCTTCCTGCTGCCGGCCTCGGCGCTTGGTGGGGCGGCCCTGCTCCTCTTTGCAGACACCGCCGCCCGCACGATCGCTGCACCCGCAGAACTGCCGATCGGCATCATCACCGCCCTTCTCGGCGCACCCGTTTTCCTCATGCTACTGCTCGGGCGCAACGGCCGTCGGGCGATGGAATCGCTTTGA
- a CDS encoding heme ABC transporter ATP-binding protein, with amino-acid sequence MARGRRRLLDQVSLDLHPGSFTVVIGPNGAGKSTLLKVLSGEFAPDQGVVTYRDRPIRTFSALELARERAVLPQSTTLSFPFTALEVVRMGAIACGSTEPGLAARQALTTVGLTGFEGRDYNALSGGEQQRVQLARVLAQMPSPVSNGHARAIFLDEPTASLDIGHQIAVLELAREFARRGGSVLAILHDLNLAAEFADHLAVLDQGKLVAEGTAAETLTNEIVAKVYGIEGAVGRVPPPGTPYVLPQARLRA; translated from the coding sequence GTGGCTCGAGGGCGCCGCCGCCTCCTCGATCAAGTAAGCCTTGACCTTCACCCCGGCTCTTTCACCGTCGTTATCGGCCCGAACGGGGCGGGCAAGTCAACGCTGCTCAAGGTGCTCTCCGGGGAATTCGCCCCTGATCAGGGCGTCGTGACCTACAGGGATCGGCCGATCCGCACATTCAGCGCACTGGAACTGGCCAGAGAACGAGCGGTCCTGCCACAATCCACCACCCTCTCCTTCCCCTTTACGGCGCTGGAGGTCGTCCGCATGGGCGCGATCGCTTGTGGCAGCACCGAGCCTGGCCTTGCTGCGCGACAGGCCCTGACGACAGTTGGCCTGACTGGCTTTGAGGGCCGAGACTATAATGCTCTCTCAGGCGGGGAACAGCAGCGCGTCCAACTGGCGCGCGTCCTTGCTCAGATGCCGAGCCCCGTCTCAAATGGCCACGCTCGGGCAATCTTTCTGGACGAGCCGACGGCGAGCCTCGATATCGGTCACCAGATAGCTGTCCTCGAACTGGCCCGCGAATTCGCCCGCCGAGGTGGCTCGGTGCTCGCCATCCTGCACGACCTCAATCTGGCCGCGGAATTTGCCGACCATCTTGCTGTGCTCGATCAGGGGAAGCTCGTTGCAGAGGGAACCGCTGCCGAAACGCTGACGAATGAGATTGTCGCCAAGGTCTATGGCATTGAGGGCGCGGTCGGACGCGTTCCGCCACCAGGAACGCCATATGTCCTGCCCCAAGCCCGCCTCAGAGCCTGA